CCGCTGCGCGCCGATCGCGGCCATCTCCAGGCCCTGCTGCTGGTGGTCGACCAGCATCTGGAGGAACATCACGTCCCGCTCGTTGAAGGTCGAGCCAGCGGTGATCTCCGCGACGTTCTTGACCGCCGGGGCCGCGGGGGCCGAGGGGGCAGGCGCCGGAGACGCGGCCGTGCCGCATCCGCCCACCGCGAGAAGGAGCGCAACCGCTACCAGGCCGCGCTTCACAGCGGCAGCCAGAGCGCGAGGGTGAACACGGACGGCTCCCAGCTGTGGATCGAGGTGTGCGGCTGCCGGCACGTGTAGGAGACGCCGTTGTAGGTCACCACGTCACCGGTCTTGTAGCTGACGCCCGGCGCCCACTCGCTGCCGCTCGTCGAGGAGCCGCCGGAGCTGGTTGCGGTCGCGGTCGGCGCCGCGGTGGTAGCGGTCGCGGTCGGCGCGGCCGTTGTGGGCGCGGTGGTCGGGGCGGTCGTCGGGGCCGCGGTGGTCGGCGCCGTGGTGGGCGTCGAGGAGCCGCTGCCACCAACGTTCAAGTCGACGCAGTTGTAGAAGGCGTTCGCCGTGTCCCCGATGTTCCAGACCGCCAGGACCGTGTGGTTGCCCTTGAATTTGCTGAGGTCCACCTTGTGGCTGACGGTCGCCTCGGGGATCGCGTTGCCGTCGTTGAACGTGGCGACCTCGGTACCGTCGACGTAGTAGACCCAGGTCGCGGTCCGGTGCCGGGCGGTCAGCACCCAGTTGAACGTGACCGAGGTACCGACGGTAGTGCGCTTCCAGCTCTTGGAGTCGTCGTTCAAGACCGGGTAGTTGGCGTTTCCACCGTTGCATTGCTTGGAGCCCTTCGGTGCCTCGACGCTCTGCGGCTCGAACTGGATCGCGCCACAGTCCGAGACGGTGCCGGCGGCGCACTGCGCCTGCCGGCTCGGCGGCGATGAGACGTAGCCGTGTGCCAGGGCCGGTGAGGCGATCACCAAGGTGGACCCGACCATCCCGAGGGTGGCCAGCGGGTAGGCGATCTTCCTGCGCATGTCAGTTCTCCAGACATCTCGTCCTGGCTTACTTACGGGCCGGAACGTTAGGGAGAGCTGCCATAACGGAGCCTTAAGGCGACCGAAAACCCGCCTGAAACCCGATCATGGGACCGCCCGGCGCCGCCGGCGCGGTTGCGGCTCCTCAGGAAGGTCGCCGGCCGAGGTGAGCAGGAAACCCACGCGAGCCCCACCCAACGGGCTTCGCCCGACAACCAACTGCCCGCGTACGGTATCCGCCGCCCGCCGCACGATGTCCAGCCCGAGCCCGGTCGACCCGGCCCCGCTGAACCCGCGCTGCACGGCGGCCGCCGGGTCGGCGATCCCCGGTCCCGCGTCGTCCACCAGCAGCCCGGTCGACGAGACGCTGACCCGGAACGCCACCCCCTCGTCGGTGTGCGAGAAGACGTTGCCCAGCATCGCGTCAACGACCAGGATCACCTCGCTCTGCGGCATCGGCACGATCACCGGCTCGTGCCCGCCGACCACCTCCCACGGGCGCTCCTGGTCCTCGGCCAGCACCGACCAGAAGGCCAGCCGGTCGGCCAGCACCTCGACCAGGTCGCACTGCTCGGTGCCGCGCACCTCGACGCCCAGCCGGGCGCCGTTGATGATCGCGTCGAGCTCCTCGTCGAGCAGGTCGCAGGCGTCCCGCATCCGGTCGGCGATCGGGCCGGGCGGGATGGTCTCGGCGTCCAGGCGGAGCGCGGTCAACGGCGTACGCAAACGGTGTGAGAGGTCAGCGGCCAGTTCGCGCTCGCGGTCCAGCAGCCGGCGCAGGTCCCCGGCCATGGTGTTGAACGCCTGGGCCGCGTCGCGCAGTTCGCGCGGCCCGGTCGGCTCGATCCGCTCGCTGAGCTCGCCGCCGCCGAGTTTGCGGGCGGAAACCGCGAGCTGGCGGGTGGCCCGGACCAGCTGCGCCCCCAGCCGGTCGGCGAGCAGGGTCGAGCCGCCGACCAGCACGACGGCCAGCCCACCGAGCGCCAGCCAGGCCGGCCAGACGCCGCGGCGCATCTCCTCGTCGGTCACGAAGACCTCGACCACCACGGTCCGGCCGTCGGTGAGCACGGTCGGCTGGAGGTAGGCGAGGCCACCGTCGGCGGCCGCGGTCGCCGACCGGCGCTGCTTCGCCGCGCGGTCGACCGTCTCCGGGGGCAGGTGCGAGGTCCCGATCGGGTCCAGCTCCGGCAGGTGTACGGCGAGCAGCCCCGCGCTACCGGCCGAGGTGCTGGCCACCGCGTTGGTGAGCGCGGTCGGATCCGCGTTCACCCCGAGCACCGTGACCAACGAGGTGGCCTGCTGGCGCGCCTCGGAGATGGCCTTGTCGTGGGCGATCTGCCAGATCGCGACGGCGAGCGGGACCAGGAAGGCCAGCGCCACCATCGAGGTGATCGCCAGGGCCAGCCGGTTCAGCGCCCACCTCACTGCGGATCGACCATCATGACGCCGACACCGCGGACGGTGTGCAGGAAGCGCGGCTTCGCGGCGGTCTCCCCGAGCTTGCGACGCAGCCAGGAGATGTGTACGTCGATGGTCTGCTCCTCACCGATCCGCGCCTGGTTCCACACCTGGTTCATCAGCTCCCGCCGGCTGATCACCTGACCCACCCGCTCCGCCAGGTACGCCAGCACGTCGAACTCGCGCCGGGTCAGTTGCAGCGGCTCCCCGCGCAGCTCCGCCCGGCGCTGCCGCGGCTTGATCACCAGCTCGCCCACCGTGATCGCGTTCGGCGCCTGCTCGGTGGTGGTCCGCGCCCGGCGCAGCACCGCCGAGATCCGGGCCAGGATGTGCCCGCCGGAGAACGGCTTGGTCACGTAGTCGTCGGCGCCGGCGCTCAGCAGTGCGATGATGTCCGCCTCCGAGCGCCGGGCGGTCGCCACGATGACCGGCACGTCGGAGACGGTACGCATCATCCGCAGCGCGTCGGTGCCGTCGATGTCGGGCAGCCCGAGGTCGAGGATGACCAGGTCGGGCCGTTCCTGGGTGACGATCTTCAGCGCCTGGGCAGCCTGGCCGACCGGGCGCACCACGTGCCCGGCGTCGGTCAACGCACGGGTCAGTGCCGCCGCGATGTTGCGGTCGTCCTCGACCAACAGGATCAACGCCATGGCGTACACCATAGGACCAGGTGAGAGGATGGCCTCGTGCGATCTTCCAGGTGGGTGCCGATAGCCGGGTGGTTCGTGGCGACCGCGACCAGCATCGTGCTCTCCTGGGTGGCCCTGCTTCCGGTGCTCAACGCGGCCCGGGCGGACGTGGGAGCGCTGCCGGACATCGATCAGGTGCCGGCCGCCAAGATCGACGTGCAGCAGCCACCGATCTCCACCACCGCACCGGCCCGTCCCGCTCCGCCGTCCACCTCCCCCACCCCGGACCGGACGCCGAAGGTCACGCGGAAGCCGAGCAAGAAGCCCACGACCGAGCCGGCCACCACGGCACCGGCCGCGACCACGCCGGCCCCCACGGTCGAGAACGGCTGGACGGTCACCACGGGCAGCGACGGCGTGAAGACGTACGTCCGCTCCTACACCTGCGCCGGCGGCCAAGCGGTGATCAAAATGACCAGCCGGGGCGTGGTCTCCCTGGTCACCGCGACACCCGCGGACGGCTACGCGGTGGAGAAGACGCAGAGCGAGCCGGACGACATGGCGGTCTACTTCAACGAGACCGGGCACAGCTTCATCATCCGCGCGATCTGGTGGAACGACGCGCCGTTCGTCGAGGTCAACGAGATCGGATCATAGAAGTTTCCTAATTGAGCACGCTCTCAGGCGCCATTCAGGAACCGCAAGGGTTTTCCCTGATTCGGTGACGTCCGTCGATGCCTAACGTCACACCACAAGTCATCCAGGTGTGACCCATCGTCTACGGACGGTTGAGCCCGCCCGCCAACCCCCCGGGCGGGAAAGGAGCAGTGCGTGAAATCCCGTACCCCTGTCGTCGCCGCCACGGTCGCCGCAACAGCGGCCGCCGCGGTGGCCGTGGCCGTCGCCCAACCGGCGACCGCTCAAACTCCGCCGCCCTCGCCTCAGGCAGCCGCGCAGGCCGCATCCAACCTGCTCGCGGCCCCGCCCGCGGCGCTGCACGCCTCCGCTGACGAGGCGTTCGTCCAGCACGATGTGATCACCACCGACAAGCTTCAGTACGTCCCGTTCGACCGCACCTACAAGGGTCTCGCGGTGATCGGCGGGGACGGCGTCGTCGTCACCGACGCGGCCGGCCAGGTCCAGTTCACGTCGGTGGCGCAGGACGCGCCGCTCGGCACGATCAACACCACCCCGAGCCTGAGCGCCGCCGACTCCCTCAAGATCGCCAAGAGCGAGCTGAAGTCGGTGGCCACCGTCGAGGGCACCAAGCTGATCGTCCTGGCCACGACCGGCACCCCGGCGCTGGCCTGGGAGTCGACCATCCGGGGCACCAGCGCCGAGGGCCCGAGCCGCCTCACCGTCGACGTGGACGCCGCCTCCGGCAAGGTGCTGCGCACCTACGAGCACGTGACCGACGTGACCGGCACCGGCACCGGCTGGATCAACGGCTCGGTCAGCCTGGACACCACCCTCTCGGGCAGCACCTACAGCCTGAAGGACCCGAGCATCACGTCGCTGACCTGCCAGGACGCGTCGACCAACACGACCTTCAGCGGCACCGACAACGCGTGGGGCAACGGCACCGGCACCAACAAGGAGACCGGCTGCGTCGACGCGTTCTACGTCGCGCAGAAGGAGAAGGGCATGCTGTCCAGCTGGCTGGGCCGCACCGGCTTCTCCAGCAGCGGTGGCGCGTGGCCGATCCGGGTCGGCCTGAACGACCAGAACGCGTACTACGACGGCACCCAGGTCCAGATCGGCAAGAACACCGCCAACCAGTGGATCTCCTCGGCTGACGTGGTGGGCCACGAACTCGGCCACGGCATCGACGACAACACCCCGGGTGGCATCTCGAACGGCAACACCCAGGAGTTCGTCGCCGACGTGTTCGGCGCGGCCACCGAGGCCTACGCCAACAACCCGAACGACCCGCCGGACTACCAGGTCGGCGAGGAGATCAACCTGGTCGGCTCCGGCCCGATCCGGTACATGTACAACCCGTCGCTCGCCGGTGACGACAACTGCTACTCGTCCAGCACCCCGAGCCAGGAGGTGCACGCCGCGGCCGGCCCCGGTAACCACTGGTTCTACCTGCTCGCCGAGGGCACCAACCCGACCAACGGCCAGCCGTCCAGCAGCCGGTGCTCCGGCTCCGGCGCGATCACCGGTGTCGGCATCCAGACCGCCACCAAGATCATGTACAACGCGATGTTGATGAAGACCAGCAGCTCGTCGTACCTGAAGTACCGCACCTGGACGCTGACCGCGGCCAAGGCCCTGGACAGCACCTGCGGGCTCTTCAACACCACGAAGGCCGCCTGGGACGCGGTGAGCGTGCCGGCCCAGTCCGCCGACCCGACCTGCACCGGCGGCACCACCTCGCCGACCCCGTCGCAGAGCACCTCGAACCCGCCGGCCGGTTGCAGCGGCACCAACGGCACCGACGTCTCGATCCCGGACGCGGGCTCGGCGGTCTACAGCGACATCGCGATCAGCGGCTGCGCCCGCAGCGCCTCGTCGACCTCGACGATCGCCGTGAACATCGTCCACACCTACCGGGGTGACCTGCGGGTCGACCTGGTCGCGCCGGACGGCACGGTCTACAACCTGAAGGCCACGTCGAGCAGC
Above is a genomic segment from Actinoplanes ianthinogenes containing:
- a CDS encoding lytic polysaccharide monooxygenase; amino-acid sequence: MRRKIAYPLATLGMVGSTLVIASPALAHGYVSSPPSRQAQCAAGTVSDCGAIQFEPQSVEAPKGSKQCNGGNANYPVLNDDSKSWKRTTVGTSVTFNWVLTARHRTATWVYYVDGTEVATFNDGNAIPEATVSHKVDLSKFKGNHTVLAVWNIGDTANAFYNCVDLNVGGSGSSTPTTAPTTAAPTTAPTTAPTTAAPTATATTAAPTATATSSGGSSTSGSEWAPGVSYKTGDVVTYNGVSYTCRQPHTSIHSWEPSVFTLALWLPL
- a CDS encoding HAMP domain-containing protein translates to MRWALNRLALAITSMVALAFLVPLAVAIWQIAHDKAISEARQQATSLVTVLGVNADPTALTNAVASTSAGSAGLLAVHLPELDPIGTSHLPPETVDRAAKQRRSATAAADGGLAYLQPTVLTDGRTVVVEVFVTDEEMRRGVWPAWLALGGLAVVLVGGSTLLADRLGAQLVRATRQLAVSARKLGGGELSERIEPTGPRELRDAAQAFNTMAGDLRRLLDRERELAADLSHRLRTPLTALRLDAETIPPGPIADRMRDACDLLDEELDAIINGARLGVEVRGTEQCDLVEVLADRLAFWSVLAEDQERPWEVVGGHEPVIVPMPQSEVILVVDAMLGNVFSHTDEGVAFRVSVSSTGLLVDDAGPGIADPAAAVQRGFSGAGSTGLGLDIVRRAADTVRGQLVVGRSPLGGARVGFLLTSAGDLPEEPQPRRRRRAVP
- a CDS encoding response regulator transcription factor, with translation MALILLVEDDRNIAAALTRALTDAGHVVRPVGQAAQALKIVTQERPDLVILDLGLPDIDGTDALRMMRTVSDVPVIVATARRSEADIIALLSAGADDYVTKPFSGGHILARISAVLRRARTTTEQAPNAITVGELVIKPRQRRAELRGEPLQLTRREFDVLAYLAERVGQVISRRELMNQVWNQARIGEEQTIDVHISWLRRKLGETAAKPRFLHTVRGVGVMMVDPQ
- a CDS encoding DNA mismatch repair protein MutL, giving the protein MRSSRWVPIAGWFVATATSIVLSWVALLPVLNAARADVGALPDIDQVPAAKIDVQQPPISTTAPARPAPPSTSPTPDRTPKVTRKPSKKPTTEPATTAPAATTPAPTVENGWTVTTGSDGVKTYVRSYTCAGGQAVIKMTSRGVVSLVTATPADGYAVEKTQSEPDDMAVYFNETGHSFIIRAIWWNDAPFVEVNEIGS
- a CDS encoding M4 family metallopeptidase, which produces MKSRTPVVAATVAATAAAAVAVAVAQPATAQTPPPSPQAAAQAASNLLAAPPAALHASADEAFVQHDVITTDKLQYVPFDRTYKGLAVIGGDGVVVTDAAGQVQFTSVAQDAPLGTINTTPSLSAADSLKIAKSELKSVATVEGTKLIVLATTGTPALAWESTIRGTSAEGPSRLTVDVDAASGKVLRTYEHVTDVTGTGTGWINGSVSLDTTLSGSTYSLKDPSITSLTCQDASTNTTFSGTDNAWGNGTGTNKETGCVDAFYVAQKEKGMLSSWLGRTGFSSSGGAWPIRVGLNDQNAYYDGTQVQIGKNTANQWISSADVVGHELGHGIDDNTPGGISNGNTQEFVADVFGAATEAYANNPNDPPDYQVGEEINLVGSGPIRYMYNPSLAGDDNCYSSSTPSQEVHAAAGPGNHWFYLLAEGTNPTNGQPSSSRCSGSGAITGVGIQTATKIMYNAMLMKTSSSSYLKYRTWTLTAAKALDSTCGLFNTTKAAWDAVSVPAQSADPTCTGGTTSPTPSQSTSNPPAGCSGTNGTDVSIPDAGSAVYSDIAISGCARSASSTSTIAVNIVHTYRGDLRVDLVAPDGTVYNLKATSSSDSADNVATTYTKNLSSEAANGTWRLKVQDVYSADTGYINSWTLTL